The following proteins are co-located in the Acinetobacter shaoyimingii genome:
- a CDS encoding homoserine dehydrogenase: MKPVRLAILGLGTVGGGALKLLQENAAEIRRRTDREIQITHVGTRRPRPDLNLADSVKQSADLMDIVRQPDVDIVVEVMGGIHPAYELIMEAMKHGKHVVTANKALLAEHGTALFKAADEYKVQIAYEAAVAGGIPIIKVIREGLAANRIDWLAGIINGTGNFILSEMREKGRAFPDVLKEAQELGYAEADPTFDVEGIDAAHKLTLLASIAFGIPLQFDKVFTEGISKITAQDVKYAEELGFRIKHLGIARRAEKGIELRVHPTLIPAEELLANVNGVKNAVLVQSNAVGPTLYYGAGAGAGPTASAVVADVVDIVRDIIYTEDGAGTIPQLAFENLTDLPILSREQMTTGHYIRINAEDQTGVLADVTTILSRAGISIDAIMQQPRLKDLIPIVILTDPIVESVMDEALAQIQALPAIHGEIVRIRLESLDN; this comes from the coding sequence GTGAAACCAGTTCGTCTGGCTATACTCGGTCTAGGAACCGTAGGTGGTGGAGCCCTTAAACTATTACAAGAAAACGCTGCTGAAATTAGACGTCGCACCGATCGTGAAATTCAAATTACCCATGTCGGCACTCGCCGTCCCCGCCCAGATCTTAATCTTGCTGATTCAGTCAAACAAAGTGCTGACTTGATGGACATCGTCCGTCAACCGGATGTGGATATTGTGGTTGAAGTGATGGGAGGCATTCATCCAGCGTATGAACTCATCATGGAAGCGATGAAGCATGGCAAACATGTAGTGACTGCAAACAAAGCTTTGCTCGCTGAACATGGTACTGCGTTATTTAAAGCTGCTGATGAGTATAAAGTTCAAATTGCTTATGAAGCTGCCGTTGCTGGTGGTATTCCAATCATTAAAGTGATTCGTGAAGGTCTGGCTGCCAACCGTATTGATTGGTTAGCAGGGATTATCAATGGTACAGGCAACTTCATTCTTTCAGAAATGCGTGAAAAAGGTCGTGCTTTCCCAGACGTTTTAAAAGAAGCACAAGAACTTGGTTATGCAGAAGCAGATCCGACATTTGACGTTGAAGGCATTGATGCTGCACATAAACTGACATTGCTTGCTTCTATTGCTTTTGGTATTCCATTGCAATTTGACAAAGTATTTACGGAAGGCATCAGCAAAATTACTGCACAAGATGTGAAATATGCTGAAGAGCTTGGTTTCCGTATTAAGCATTTAGGTATTGCACGTCGTGCTGAAAAAGGCATTGAGCTTCGTGTTCACCCAACACTGATTCCTGCTGAAGAATTATTGGCAAATGTCAATGGTGTTAAAAATGCAGTATTGGTTCAATCAAATGCTGTAGGACCGACATTGTATTATGGCGCAGGTGCTGGTGCAGGACCAACAGCTTCTGCTGTCGTTGCAGATGTGGTCGATATTGTCCGTGACATTATCTATACCGAAGATGGTGCAGGTACGATTCCTCAATTGGCATTTGAAAACTTAACAGACTTGCCAATTTTAAGCCGTGAACAAATGACGACTGGACACTACATCCGTATTAATGCCGAAGATCAAACAGGTGTGTTAGCAGATGTAACAACAATTCTCAGCCGTGCAGGTATCAGTATTGATGCCATTATGCAACAACCACGCTTAAAAGATTTGATTCCTATTGTGATTTTGACTGATCCAATTGTGGAATCTGTCATGGATGAAGCTTTAGCACAAATTCAAGCATTGCCTGCTATTCATGGCGAAATTGTGCGAATTCGTTTAGAATCGCTTGATAATTAA
- a CDS encoding pilin gives MKTIKLTKKITGFTLVELMIVIAIIGILALVAIPQYQNYMARTYIAAGLAEVYSAKTQYEILINKDNNPEDFTHDNLGLKASTSRCDIHVNPPNNFGVQPQAISCVLKGFSKINGVRIDLGRTAAGQWNCKIDSDISEKLKPESCS, from the coding sequence ATGAAAACAATAAAATTAACGAAAAAAATAACAGGGTTTACTTTGGTTGAACTGATGATTGTAATCGCAATTATTGGAATTTTAGCTTTAGTTGCCATTCCGCAATATCAAAATTATATGGCGCGAACATATATTGCCGCTGGGCTTGCAGAAGTTTATTCTGCAAAAACTCAATATGAAATTTTGATCAATAAAGATAACAATCCTGAAGATTTTACTCACGATAATTTGGGATTAAAAGCTTCAACTTCACGTTGTGATATACATGTGAATCCGCCGAATAATTTTGGTGTACAACCGCAAGCAATATCATGTGTTTTAAAGGGATTTTCAAAAATCAACGGCGTTCGTATAGATTTGGGAAGAACGGCTGCTGGGCAATGGAACTGTAAAATTGACAGTGATATTAGTGAAAAGTTAAAACCAGAATCCTGTTCATAG
- the gacA gene encoding response regulator transcription factor GacA produces the protein MVTVLVVDDHELVRTGICRMLEDQSDIQVIGQAESGEEAISLVRQHHPNVVLLDVNMPGIGGVETTRRLLQIAPDTKVLAVSGLAEEPYPSLLLKAGARGYITKGAPITEMVRAINKVMQGGKYFSADIAEQLASSYLSDTQTSPFDALSEREMQVAMMVVNCISAQEISDKLFVSVKTVNTYRYRIFEKLGIDSDVKLTHLAIRYGLIKP, from the coding sequence GTGGTCACAGTTTTAGTTGTGGACGACCATGAATTGGTACGTACTGGTATTTGCAGAATGTTAGAAGACCAGTCTGATATCCAAGTGATTGGACAAGCTGAATCTGGTGAAGAAGCGATTTCTTTAGTACGACAGCATCATCCTAATGTGGTTCTTTTAGATGTCAATATGCCAGGAATTGGCGGTGTTGAAACCACGCGTCGCTTGTTGCAGATTGCGCCAGACACAAAAGTACTTGCTGTGAGCGGACTCGCTGAAGAACCCTACCCTTCACTGTTATTGAAAGCAGGAGCTCGAGGCTATATCACCAAAGGTGCGCCCATTACTGAAATGGTCAGAGCAATCAATAAAGTGATGCAAGGTGGTAAATATTTTAGTGCCGATATTGCTGAACAGTTAGCAAGCTCTTATTTATCAGATACACAAACTTCACCATTCGATGCATTATCTGAACGTGAAATGCAAGTTGCAATGATGGTGGTCAACTGTATAAGTGCACAAGAGATTTCAGATAAACTTTTTGTGAGTGTAAAAACGGTCAATACTTATCGTTATCGTATTTTTGAAAAACTGGGGATCGATAGTGATGTCAAATTGACTCATCTTGCTATTCGTTATGGGCTCATTAAACCCTGA
- the thrC gene encoding threonine synthase, with product MSNANRYTGLVDRYRDRLPVSATTRAISLGEGNTPLIKLENIPGIIGKDVEIYVKYEGLNPTGSFKDRGMTMAVTKAVEEGSKAIICASTGNTSAAAAAYAARAGIKAFVLIPEGKIAMGKMAQAMMYGAITMQIRGNFDDGMRLVKEVADQAPVTIVNSINPYRLQGQKTIAYEIVEALGRAPDYHCLPVGNAGNITAHWMGYTEAVANQPKEQFEQVVYDAATDQFTGPKPAGLPIMAGYQASGAAPFLRGGPVENPETVATAIRIGNPQSWNHAKAVVRDSNGWFDELTDAEILEAQRLLSMYEGVFVEPASAASVGGAIRDIKAGKIKEGSVIVCTVTGNGLKDPDTAIKQCSDAVMLSIDATMDQVKDSILSNMTK from the coding sequence ATGTCTAATGCAAACCGTTATACTGGTTTAGTTGACCGCTATCGCGACCGTTTACCTGTATCTGCAACAACTCGTGCAATTTCTTTGGGTGAAGGTAATACACCACTGATTAAGCTTGAGAATATCCCAGGCATTATTGGTAAAGATGTTGAAATTTATGTGAAGTACGAGGGCTTAAACCCGACTGGTTCATTTAAAGACCGTGGTATGACCATGGCTGTTACAAAAGCAGTTGAAGAAGGTTCTAAAGCGATTATCTGTGCATCTACAGGTAATACTTCTGCTGCAGCTGCGGCTTATGCAGCTCGTGCAGGCATCAAAGCGTTCGTTTTAATCCCTGAAGGCAAAATTGCCATGGGTAAAATGGCTCAAGCGATGATGTACGGTGCGATCACGATGCAAATTCGTGGTAACTTCGATGACGGTATGCGTCTGGTTAAAGAAGTTGCAGATCAAGCACCTGTAACGATTGTAAACTCAATCAACCCATACCGTTTGCAAGGTCAAAAAACCATTGCTTACGAAATCGTTGAAGCTTTAGGTCGCGCACCTGATTACCACTGTCTACCAGTAGGTAATGCGGGCAACATCACTGCACACTGGATGGGTTATACCGAAGCAGTTGCTAATCAGCCGAAAGAACAGTTTGAGCAAGTGGTTTATGATGCTGCTACTGATCAATTTACAGGTCCTAAACCAGCTGGTTTACCGATCATGGCTGGTTATCAAGCGTCTGGTGCAGCTCCGTTCTTACGTGGTGGCCCAGTTGAGAACCCTGAAACAGTTGCAACGGCTATTCGTATTGGTAATCCACAAAGCTGGAACCATGCCAAAGCAGTGGTACGTGATTCAAATGGTTGGTTCGATGAACTGACTGATGCTGAAATTTTAGAAGCTCAACGTCTACTTTCAATGTACGAAGGTGTATTTGTAGAGCCTGCTTCTGCTGCTTCTGTCGGTGGTGCAATCCGTGACATTAAAGCGGGTAAAATCAAAGAAGGTTCAGTGATTGTTTGTACTGTGACTGGTAATGGTCTGAAAGATCCAGATACTGCAATCAAACAATGTTCAGATGCAGTAATGTTGTCAATTGATGCAACAATGGATCAAGTGAAAGATTCAATTCTTTCAAATATGACAAAATAA
- a CDS encoding serine hydrolase — MKKSTKTLMNVLSASVLLSLSSLSFAELVNHSGGSSGQASINWSSDDASKLLNSDSNVIDFDDEPAIQGSTTISTTIRKSNGVVNTNPQPQKVQIFDTSKYSNQPSVNARAALVMDAQTGEVLYSKNTNTAMPIASITKLMTAVVIADANLNMSEEITLQQSDFSCSGCKSSSSTLRAGDSMNRAEALLVALMKSENPAASALARTYPGGRTAFFAAMNAKAKSLGMHSTHYVESTGLHPRNVSSARDLGILVSAASQYSLIRQFSTTPSYDFNLGYRVLKSNNTNALVRNGGWNINISKTGYINEAGRCVVMHTTLNNRPAVVVLLGAPTSQARTNDATRLMSWVSQLPKRI; from the coding sequence GTGAAAAAGTCGACCAAAACGTTAATGAATGTACTGTCAGCATCAGTGCTACTCAGTCTAAGCTCATTGAGCTTTGCAGAACTTGTTAATCACTCCGGTGGATCATCGGGTCAAGCATCTATTAATTGGTCATCTGATGATGCAAGTAAGCTTTTAAACTCCGATAGTAATGTTATAGATTTTGATGATGAACCTGCCATTCAAGGTTCAACGACGATTTCTACCACTATCCGTAAATCAAATGGGGTCGTCAATACAAATCCACAACCTCAAAAGGTTCAGATTTTTGATACCAGCAAATATAGCAATCAACCTTCAGTCAATGCACGTGCAGCATTGGTGATGGATGCGCAAACAGGTGAGGTGCTTTACAGCAAAAATACCAATACTGCTATGCCGATTGCATCGATCACAAAGCTGATGACTGCTGTGGTGATTGCAGATGCCAATTTAAATATGTCTGAAGAAATCACGTTACAACAAAGTGATTTTTCTTGTTCAGGCTGTAAGAGTTCAAGTTCAACACTTCGCGCAGGCGATTCGATGAATCGAGCTGAAGCGTTATTGGTTGCTTTAATGAAATCTGAAAACCCTGCTGCATCAGCTCTAGCTCGAACCTATCCAGGTGGTCGAACTGCATTTTTCGCTGCTATGAATGCAAAGGCAAAGTCATTAGGTATGCATTCAACACATTATGTTGAGTCAACAGGTTTGCACCCTCGAAATGTATCTTCTGCACGTGACCTAGGGATTTTAGTCAGTGCGGCTTCTCAATATAGTTTAATTCGTCAATTTTCAACCACACCTAGCTATGATTTTAATTTAGGTTATCGTGTATTAAAATCGAATAATACCAATGCATTGGTTCGTAACGGGGGCTGGAATATCAATATTTCTAAAACAGGTTATATCAATGAGGCAGGTCGTTGTGTGGTGATGCATACCACATTAAATAACCGTCCTGCTGTGGTGGTGCTTTTAGGTGCGCCGACTTCACAAGCTCGAACTAACGATGCAACGCGTCTTATGAGTTGGGTGAGTCAATTACCAAAACGTATTTAA